A genomic region of Cryptococcus gattii WM276 chromosome F, complete sequence contains the following coding sequences:
- a CDS encoding Hypothetical protein (Similar to TIGR gene model, INSD accession AAW44360.1; CNF00530), which yields MPEVANPVQTAQDVQLEKGRLEMRLLERQREGQKREEQQEKDQVNAAEKLTKVREMQKSKEDKEKAEREKIAKKRAGKERARSEKAAFPQIQFAQKPPMASRISQSYQPRQPAPQVQQPSHLSAPVPTQPQALPTSQTLDHPAAQPSASTLISSFVSPTAKQTTSVPDERANNRATRQRSNALAQSSADQVQRRSITPVAQNAFRPVSQPPLQPKSQSSVQLSAQQPTQSPTQSYAQLTTQPTPHQTFKASSTLPPQPTAIYPSTSSQAVQAQPKRVHHDIIYTLDTLLRLWRIRSDGPTEAFNSVPTPASATHEQHRSFPTLCPVNSQGGIVTFAPSLILEEPKLFENLMEALNKTTLWGAYLAPSVITYFDQSWGDEDVCPDVMESFAVLTAYLTLDGGFSQLFLTDETHPNGNVLTISCNPPASYDYDACLAWFQWLQRVTKVNSFKDLADLCRLVKPGYFERKDQSLWTQATLSATRQNVEGVIIDQLIDLSRMRTRDDLVEYDRFVYVGRLELSANAEARKRRYGAGIDFLTPEEFMRIIEDGAYKA from the exons ATGCCCGAAGTTGCTAACCCAGTACAGACAGCTCAGGACGTTCAACTGGAGAAAGGACGGCTAGAGATGAGGCTATTAGAGAGGCAACGAGAAGGACAGAAGCGGGAGGAACAACAGGAGAAAGATCAGGTCAACGCAGCAGAGAAATTGACGAAAGTGCGGGAAATGCAGAAGTCGAAGGAAGATAAGGAGAAGGCGGAGCGGGAGAAGATTGCAAAGAAGCGGGCAGGGAAAGAGAGGGCAAGGAGTGAAAAAGCTGCATTTCCCCAAATCCAATTCGCCCAGAAACCACCCATGGCTTCACGGATTTCCCAATCCTACCAGCCTCGACAGCCTGCACCTCAAGTCCAGCAGCCGTCTCATCTATCGGCCCCAGTACCTACTCAACCTCAGGCTTTGCCCACTAGTCAGACGCTTGACCATCCAGCTGCTCAGCCATCAGCTTCAACGCTCATTTCATCGTTTGTTTCCCCAACTGCGAAACAAACGACATCGGTACCGGATGAACGCGCGAACAATCGAGCAACCCGTCAGAGGTCTAATGCCTTAGCACAATCTTCTGCTGATCAGGTCCAACGTCGGTCGATTACTCCGGTTGCGCAAAATGCTTTTCGGCCCGTCTCCCAACCCCCTCTGCAGCCTAAATCCCAATCTTCTGTTCAATTATCGGCTCAACAACCTACGCAATCGCCTACTCAATCATACGCGCAACTAACCACTCAGCCTACCCCTCACCAAACTTTCAAAGCCTCCTCCACACTCCCACCCCAACCAACTGCAATTTACCCTTCGACTTCCTCACAGGCCGTGCAGGCTCAACCCAAACGCGTCCACCACGATATTATCTACACCCTTGATACTCTGCTTCGCCTTTGGCGGATCAGGTCAGATGGACCTACGGAGGCTTTCAACAGTGTACCGACTCCTGCCTCTGCCACACATGAGCAGCATCGCTCATTTCCTACTTTATGTCCTGTCAATTCGCAAGGCGGGATAGTCACTTTTGCACCGTCTCTAATACTTGAAGAACCGAAGTTGTTTGAAAACCTCATGGAAGCTTTGAATAAGACAACCCTTTGGGGAGCATATCTGGCACCGTCGGTGATTACTTACTTTGATCAGTCATGGGGTGATGAGGA TGTATGCCCCGATGTGATGGAATCCTTCGCAGTCCTCACTGCCTATCTCACCCTCGACGGAGGCTTCAGTCAACTATTTCTTACAGACGAAACCCACCCTAACGGTAATGTCCTCACCATCAGCTGCAACCCGCCTGCTTCCTACGATTATGACGCATGCCTCGCTTGGTTCCAATGGCTTCAGCGAGTTACCAAAGTCAATAGCTTTAAAGACCTCGCCGACCTCTGCCGCTTGGTAAAACCAGGCTATTTTGAGAGGAAGGATCAATCACTATGGACTCAGGCCACGTTATCTGCAACGAGACAGAATGTGGAAGGTGTGATAATTGACCAGCTGATAGACCTCTCCAGAATGAGGACGAGGGATGATTTGGTGGAATATGATCGGTTTGTTTATGTGGGAAGGCTAGAATTGAGTGCCAATGCAGAggcaaggaaaagaagataCGGTGCTGGA ATTGATTTTCTCACACCAGAAGAGTTCATGCGGATAATTGAGGATGGTGCTTACAAAGCTTGA